In Vespula vulgaris chromosome 10, iyVesVulg1.1, whole genome shotgun sequence, the following are encoded in one genomic region:
- the LOC127066768 gene encoding hexosaminidase D-like, protein MDALTFGSHRLVHLDLKGAPPRVNYFEKLFPLIRAWGATGLLLEWEDTFPYNRELTPIGSNRPINLASGYTVQEARQILQIAGDCGLAVVPLVQTFGHMEFVLKHDEWRSLREVERFPSSICPSNPRTLPLVTSLIRQIVSFHPDIQYLHIGADEVWHLGLCSVCTKRAAASKHGKPSLYLEHILAIAQYVQETYPYLKIIIWDDMLRSIDFQVLKEHYIGKYVEPMIWHYNPRDNFALPQDIWDKYSAIFPHIWAATAFKGATGSCQHIPIIRNHISNHEKWLEELGINVNKVHEFRGTVFTGWSRYDHYATMCELLPTAIPSLALCLKVWLHGYSEQVHIQVAKSLGYIDHPLHIIPQPRPAPIPNNLLFPGWQVAIGIEWFINFKTKYHNIIASEQILTWMNPWQVSNNHTNPMQLESLIPAFTDLLLELSSLEGYLRVQMESIFFPFMIDEWMGTNLQPMKIKLTELKQITENQLKLSTRA, encoded by the exons ATGGACGCCTTGACGTTTGGCTCGCACAG acTTGTCCACCTTGATTTGAAGGGCGCTCCTCCACGagttaattatttcgaaaag TTATTTCCTTTGATAAGAGCATGGGGTGCTACTGGGTTACTCTTAGAATGGGAGGATACCTTCCCATACAATCGAGAGCTTACTCCAATAGGAAGCAACAGACCGATCAATTTGGCAAGCGGATATACAGTTCAAGAAGCAAGGCAAATCTTACAGATAGCAGGAGATTGTGGTTTGGCAGTTGTACCATTGGTACAAACTTTTGGACATATGGAG TTTGTTCTGAAACATGATGAATGGCGCTCTTTACGTGAAGTAGAACGCTTCCCAAGCTCTATATGTCCATCTAATCCACGAACTTTGCCATTGGTAACATCTTTAATTCGTCAAATAGTGAGTTTTCATCCAGATATACAATACTTACATATAGGTGCTGATGAAGTCTGGCATCTTGGTCTTTGCTCTGTTTGTACCAAACGGGCTGCAGCTAGTAAACATGGGAAACCATCTTTATATTTGGAGCACATTTTAGCAATTGCACAATATGTACAAGAGACATATCcttatttaaagataataatctGGGATGATATGCTGAGGTCAATAGACTTTCAGGTGCTAAAAg AGCATTATATAGGGAAATATGTTGAACCAATGATTTGGCACTATAATCCTAGAGATAATTTTGCTCTACCTCaag aTATCTGGGACAAATATAGTGCCATATTTCCACACATTTGGGCAGCAACTGCGTTTAAAGGTGCAACTGGGTCTTGCCAACACATCCCAATAATTCGAAATCATATAAGTAATCATGAGAAATGGCTAGAAGAATTAGGCattaatgtaaataaagtTCATGAATTTCGAGGCACAGTATTTACTGGATGGTCAAG GTATGATCATTATGCTACAATGTGTGAGTTATTGCCTACAGCAATACCATCATTAGCACTATGCTTAAAAGTATGGCTCCATGGTTACTCAGAACAAGTGCATATTCAAGTTGCTAAGAGCCTAGGATACATAGATCATCCATTACATATAATACCTCAGCCACGACCAGCACCAATaccaaataatttattgtttccTGGATGGCAAGTGGCAATTGGTATTGAGTGgttcataaattttaaaacTAAATATCACAATATTATAGCTAGTGAGCa aatattaacTTGGATGAATCCATGGCAAGTTTCTAATAATCATACAAATCCTATGCAATTGGAGAGTTTAATACCTGCATTCACAGA tttgTTATTGGAGTTATCATCTTTGGAGGGATATTTAAGAGTTCAAATGGAAAGTATCTTCTTCCCATTTATGATTGATGAGTGGATGGGCACAAATCTTCAGCcaatgaaaataaagcttACAGAGTTGAAACAAATTACAGAAAACCAACTTAAGTTAAGCACTCGCGCGTAG